Proteins co-encoded in one Brassica oleracea var. oleracea cultivar TO1000 chromosome C4, BOL, whole genome shotgun sequence genomic window:
- the LOC106339212 gene encoding plant UBX domain-containing protein 11 → GEDEEESDKLNKLTWTDASVAESLSKYCVLLHLQAASVDATNFSAIYPYSSVPCIAAIGFSGTRVWKNEGFIPAEDLASSLEKAWLGLHIQETTASIFSAALASQVPTSIPSNVVLPSEEGSTSDTMAASQSTGTSLQPSERKSTVTSASTKEKNDGTAAIKVKQSAEPSNQPASSVQAEKEPVRHAAPRPDDDITSKSSTDRKRKQETVISKAERDIINLPKSVATKEIVKAKDEGGEDGESWKPPSDVHLNIRLPDGANLQEKFSVTSTLRMVKDYVNINQTTTELGGAYDLAVPYPRKVYSDQDLDKSLSELDLLGRQALIVVPRKRATVYQRGPSYSEPNNNTDTNSGGYFGYLRRVLSYANPFSYFGGASSSAPEPRGSMEYMPVASNAEVRNNVAQAGSEGRGNVRNRRPTTSRIGSNIHTLRHDEEDAPFGDGNAFWNGNSTQYGGESGGGDSNDRR, encoded by the exons GGAGAGGATGAAGAGGAGTCGGATAAGTTGAACAAGTTGACATGGACTGATGCATCC GTGGCTGAGTCGCTGTCCAAGTATTGTGTTTTATTGCATCTCCAAGCTGCAAGTGTTGACGCCACAAACTTCTCTGCTATAT ACCCATACTCTTCTGTTCCTTGTATAGCTGCCATTGGATTCAGTGGTACACGAGTTTGGAAAAATG AGGGATTTATTCCTGCTGAAGATCTTGCATCCAGTTTAGAGAAGGCGTGGCTGGGACTTCATATCCAG GAAACAACTGCAAGTATCTTTTCAGCAGCACTTGCATCACAAGTACCTACTTCTATCCCTTCTAATGTTGTCTTGCCTTCTGAAGAAGGCAGTACTTCAGATACAATGGCTGCATCTCAATCAACTGGAACAAGTCTCCAACCCTCAGAGAGAAAATCAACGGTGACATCTGCATCAACCAAAGAAAAGAATGATGGCACAGCTGCAATTAAG GTCAAACAATCTGCTGAACCCAGTAATCAGCCAGCATCTTCTGTTCAGGCAGAAAAGGAACCCGTTCGTCATGCAGCCCCAAGACCAGATGATGATATTACATCCAAATCTTCTACAGATAGAAAAAGGAAACAAGAAACGGTGATAAGCAAAGCTGAAAGGGATATTATTAATTTACCAAAATCTGTAGCTACAAAAGAGATTGTAAAGGCTAAGGATGAAGGAGGAGAGGATGGAGAAAGTTGGAAACCACCATCTGATGTTCACTTAAACATTCGTTTACCCGATGGTGCTAACCTTCAAGAGAAGTTTTCTGTAACAAGTACATTGAGAATGGTCAAGGACTATGTGAACATCAATCAAACAACAACCGAACTAGGTGGTGCTTATGATCTTGCTGTTCCTTACCCTCGTAAGGTTTATAGTGACCAAGATCTTGATAAGTCTCTGTCCGAGTTGGATTTGCTCGGTAGACAAGCACTTATAGTAGTTCCGAGGAAAAGAGCAACCGTATATCAAAGAGGACCATCTTACTCTGAGCCTAACAACAACACAGACACTAACAGTGGCGGTTACTTTGGTTATCTTAGAAGAGTACTCTCTTATGCAAACCCATTTTCATATTTTGGCGGTGCATCAAGCTCTGCTCCAGAACCTCGAGGCAGTATGGAGTACA TGCCGGTTGCGTCCAATGCAGAGGTGAGAAACAATGTGGCGCAAGCGGGCTCAGAAGGTAGGGGAAACGTTAGGAACAGGAGACCAACCACATCTAGGATTGGAAGTAACATCCACACGCTGAGACACGATGAAGAAGACGCTC
- the LOC106341992 gene encoding clathrin interactor EPSIN 2-like, protein MKKVFGQTVRDLKREVNKKVLKVPGIEQKVLDATSNEPWGPHGSLLADLAQASINYHEYQLIMGVLWKRLSDTGKNWRHVYKALTVLEYMVGHGSERVIDEIRERAYQISTLSDFQYIDSGGRDQGSNVRKKSQSLVALVNDKERIAEVREKASANRDKYRSSAPGGMYKPSGGYGDKYDYGSRDEERSSYGREREYGYRDNDRNSRDGDRHSRDSEDRYGRDGNREDDYRGRSRSVDNFQTGSRGRSSDRERTFEDDGHSSRGSGARADDNSQDGRGQLQRKFSEQNIGAPPSYEEAVSERSPVYSERDGGETPQVAAPGVASPPPPQTASPGAASPPPPQVAAPGAASPPAGSNTNNNSAAFANESSPQKFEAFDEFDPRGAFSAGPPAYASADGVSAPPAVASTSAPPTSNSVEMDLLGSLADVFSSNALAIVPADSTSVETNGQTNAPSFSTSQPSTQTFDDPFGDSPFKAFTSTDTDSNPQQSFGAPFQATPPAFTSEASHHDTAQSFGFGDSFSAVANPAVQNVQPPSNPQDFPQDQFDTSQSEIDILAGILPPSGPPPSLPQQPGASGPTSQFPPSGNNMYEGYHPQPVSSAPNMPGQTPFGQAGPPASLPQQPGASVATSQFPPSGNNMYEGYHPQPVSSAPNMHGQTPFGQQYNMVPPHSQNMGGATPYHSGGFMHQPGSSSYNPGGVTSHPTSESFLPRPVAATSSSSQTPYTNPSGPAGQFMGHQGHGMPPSHGLQRTQSVPVNMQGNNNFMGDMFGPTSSLTSSSSHQDLTPLTGAIEIVPQPQKKFEPKSSVWADTLSRGLVNFNISGPKTNPLADIGVDFEAINRREKRLEKPTNAPAPTSTINMGKAMGSGTGLGRAGANSMRPPTNPMVASGMPMGGVMNVGGYGGMNQNQPMGMGMGPGMNMNQNQPMGIGMGPGMNMGGGYGQGYQMQPQHQGMVPGQNMPGNNNNNNYNPMMGQGGYNPQQSYGGGYR, encoded by the exons CCATGAATACCAGCTGATCATGGGGGTCCTTTGGAAACGACTTAGCGACACTGGAAAGAACTGGCGGCATGTCTACAAG GCTTTGACGGTTTTGGAGTACATGGTAGGCCATGGGTCAGAACGTGTCATAGACGAGATTCGAGAGCGTGCATATCAAATTTCG ACATTATCCGATTTTCAGTATATTGACTCCGGTGGTAGAGATCAAGGAAGCAATGTTAGGAAGAAATCACAGAGCCTGGTGGCGTTGGTTAATGACAAAGAAAGAATAGCTGAGGTCAGAGAGAAGGCTTCAGCTAACAGAGACAA GTATCGCAGCTCAGCACCAGGTGGGATGTATAAGCCTTCAGGAGGATATGGTGACAAATATGATTACGGGTCCCGGGATGAAGAGCGAAGTAGTTATGGAAGAGAAAGAGAATATGGTTACAGGGATAATGATAGAAATAGCCGCGATGGAGATCGTCATTCCAGAGACTCTGAAGACCGGTATGGGAGAGATGGTAATAGGGAAGATGATTACAGAGGAAGGAGCAGAAGTGTTGATAACTTCCAAACTGGTTCGCGAGGTAGGAGTTCAGATAGGGAACGAACGTTTGAGGATGATGGCCATTCATCAAG GGGTAGTGGTGCTAGAGCTGATGACAATTCTCAGGATGGGAG AGGGCAGCTCCAGAGGAAGTTTTCTGAACAAAATATTGGTGCTCCACCTAGTTATGAAGAAGCTGTCAGTGAACGGAGCCCTGTATATAGTGAAAG GGATGGTGGGGAGACCCCACAAGTTGCTGCTCCGGGAGTTGCTTCTCCTCCTCCCCCACAAACTGCTTCTCCAGGAGCTGCTTCTCCTCCTCCCCCACAAGTTGCTGCTCCAGGGGCTGCTTCCCCTCCTGCTGGAAGCAACACAAACAATAATTCTGCTGCTTTTGCTAATGAATCTTCTCCTCAGAAATTTGAGGCCTTTGATGAATTTGATCCACGCGGTGCATTTTCAG CTGGCCCTCCAGCATATGCATCTGCAGACGGTGTTTCAGCTCCTCCAGCGGTTGCTTCTACATCTGCTCCTCCCACCTCAAACAGTGTAGAGATGGACTTACTTGGCTCACTTGCAGACGTATTCTCGTCAAATGCATTGGCCATCGTCCCGGCTGATTCTACGTCTGTTGAAACCAATGGACAAACAAATGCTCCATCGTTTTCTACATCTCAGCCATCAACTCAG ACATTTGATGACCCATTTGGTGACTCTCCTTTCAAAGCCTTCACTTCAACGGACACTGACTCAAACCCACAGCAGAGCTTTGGAGCTCCTTTCCAAGCAACACCACCAGCCTTCACCTCGGAGGCCTCACACCATGATACTGCTCAAAGCTTTGGCTTCGGGGACTCATTTTCCGCTGTTGCCAATCCCGCTGTTCAGAATGTGCAACCTCCATCAAACCCACAAGATTTTCCCCAAGATCAGTTTGACACATCTCAGAGTGAAATTGATATTCTAGCTGGCATTCTCCCACCATCTGGTCCTCCACCTTCACTCCCACAACAACCGGGTGCCTCAGGACCAACATCTCAGTTTCCTCCGAGCGGAAACAACATGTACGAGGGATATCATCCTCAGCCGGTATCCTCAGCTCCAAACATGCCTGGACAAACTCCATTTGGGCAAGCTGGTCCTCCAGCTTCACTTCCGCAACAACCGGGTGCCTCAGTAGCAACATCTCAGTTTCCTCCCAGTGGAAACAACATGTACGAGGGATACCATCCTCAGCCGGTATCTTCAGCTCCAAACATGCATGGACAAACTCCATTTGGGCAACAATATAACATGGTTCCTCCTCATTCACAAAATATGGGTGGAGCCACGCCGTATCACAGTGGAGGCTTCATGCACCAGCCTGGCTCATCCAGTTACAATCCTGGAGGAGTAACTTCGCACCCCACAAGCGAAAGCTTCCTTCCACGACCAGTTGCTGCCACTTCATCGAGCTCACAGACTCCTTACACTAACCCCAGTGGACCAGCTGGTCAGTTCATGGGACACCAGGGTCATGGGATGCCGCCTTCTCATGGTCTACAAAGAACTCAATCCGTGCCTGTTAATATGCAAGGGAACAACAATTTCATGGGAGACATGTTTGGACCAACAAGCTCCTTGACGTCATCATCCTCTCATCAAGATCTCACACCTTTAACAGGAGCGATTGAGATTGTTCCTCAGCCTCAGAAAAAGTTTGAGCCAAAGTCATCAGTCTGGGCAGACACGTTGAGCAGGGGGCTTGTTAACTTTAACATATCTGGAC CTAAAACAAATCCACTGGCAGACATAGGAGTCGACTTTGAGGCGATCAACAGGAGAGAGAAGCGGCTAGAGAAACCGACAAACGCACCAGCACCAACGTCGACTATCAACATGGGTAAAGCAATGGGATCAGGCACTGGCTTAGGGCGTGCTGGTGCAAATTCTATGAGACCTCCAACAAATCCAATGGTAGCTTCTGGCATGCCCATGGGCGGGGTAATGAATGTTGGTGGTTATGGAGGTATGAACCAAAACCAACCTATGGGTATGGGAATGGGACCAGGCATGAACATGAACCAAAACCAACCCATGGGTATAGGAATGGGACCAGGGATGAACATGGGAGGAGGATATGGCCAAGGCTATCAGATGCAACCACAACACCAAGGGATGGTCCCTGGTCAGAACATGCCAGGCAACAACAACAACAACAACTATAATCCGATGATGGGTCAAGGCGGTTACAACCCTCAACAGTCCTATGGGGGTGGATACAGGTAA